Proteins encoded together in one Mauremys reevesii isolate NIE-2019 linkage group 11, ASM1616193v1, whole genome shotgun sequence window:
- the LOC120374866 gene encoding 60S ribosomal protein L28-like: MSAHLQWMIVRNCSSFLLKRNKQTYSTKPNNLKARNSFRYNGLIHGKMVGVEPAADGKGVVVVLKKRAGQHKPATSYEKTTINKNARATLNSLRHIIRKNNYRKDLRMAALRRASTILRSQKPVVVKKKRTRATKTA; encoded by the coding sequence ATGTCGGCCCATCTGCAGTGGATGATCGTTCGCAATTGCTCCAGCTTCCTCCTCAAGCGGAACAAACAGACCTACAGCACCAAGCCGAACAACCTGAAGGCCCGGAACTCCTTCCGCTACAACGGGCTGATCCATGGCAAGATGGTCGGCGTGGAGCCCGCGGCCGATGGGAAGGGGGTCGTGGTGGTGCTGAAGAAACGGGCAGGCCAGCACAAGCCAGCCACGTCCTATGAGAAGACGACCATTAACAAGAACGCCCGGGCAACGCTCAACAGCCTGCGTCACATCATCCGCAAGAACAACTACCGCAAGGATCTGCGCATGGCCGCTCTGCGCCGCGCCAGCACCATCCTGAGGAGCCAGAAGCCGGTGGTGGTGAAGAAGAAGAGAACCCGGGCTACCAAGACTGCGTGA